Proteins co-encoded in one Longimicrobium terrae genomic window:
- a CDS encoding HEAT repeat domain-containing protein: MQEAAARFVRVLALAIQREGEPSARAAEAHEALSEVLSAQKSLVLDVQFTGFTSKGQPVGAVDPVVLRSAGHLITLRINRIGFTPDASAEDLEAVFAAAARGAGELGAGGLIGALADAAPHGVYASTAAGDVYKPAPRRAAPPAEAPPSTGTASVETSSAGAVSSTDTPSPSEAPAFAPAESAADAAVPAGTGASVWMGDDFERTELAEFEILDPFQELVSPAGGEAPAADSDAPAGDAPREEPSSGDMYHFFRAAGSDRRETEALPRLLRETANMSRYDELADAAAWETLLLLRSDAQAQAVEIIDTLVDEAQRADRSRLFRESAGAALKRIGNADTLQRLAEGLSHGSVERDRILRFFSFAGGDAVALLEATLFRTADAELRGAVFRSLIASEGAPARLISAAVQDAGAVRVRTLLELVRGPGVDAELGRKWATEAAAHRDPAVRADAARTAASLGGRGSMRLLLDLLGDTDRTVKREAVQGLGAVGEVAAVPFLTRTLNEGDEELQIASAQALGRLGSAEALPALLAIVTKRSLLSLKKVTKPKLAALQAIARISAPAARDALQSVAGGRDELAEEARRLLATL, translated from the coding sequence ATGCAGGAAGCCGCCGCCCGCTTTGTCCGCGTTCTCGCCCTCGCCATTCAGCGCGAGGGCGAGCCGTCCGCGCGCGCGGCGGAGGCGCACGAGGCGCTGTCGGAGGTGCTGTCGGCGCAGAAGAGCCTGGTGCTGGACGTCCAGTTCACCGGCTTCACCAGCAAGGGCCAGCCGGTGGGCGCGGTGGATCCGGTCGTTCTGCGCTCCGCGGGCCACCTGATCACGCTGCGCATCAACCGCATCGGCTTCACGCCGGACGCCAGCGCAGAGGACCTGGAGGCCGTCTTTGCCGCCGCCGCGCGCGGGGCGGGGGAGCTGGGCGCCGGCGGGCTGATCGGCGCGCTGGCGGATGCCGCGCCCCACGGCGTGTACGCGAGCACCGCGGCGGGCGACGTCTACAAGCCGGCCCCGCGCCGCGCCGCGCCCCCCGCCGAAGCCCCGCCATCCACCGGGACGGCTTCCGTCGAGACATCGTCTGCCGGCGCGGTGTCGTCCACCGACACGCCGTCGCCCAGCGAAGCGCCGGCTTTCGCGCCGGCTGAGTCAGCGGCGGACGCGGCGGTCCCGGCGGGAACGGGGGCGTCGGTGTGGATGGGGGACGACTTTGAGCGGACGGAGCTGGCGGAGTTCGAGATCCTGGACCCGTTCCAGGAACTTGTCTCGCCGGCGGGCGGGGAAGCACCCGCCGCTGATTCCGACGCGCCCGCGGGCGACGCGCCGCGCGAGGAGCCGTCCAGCGGCGACATGTACCACTTCTTTCGCGCGGCGGGCAGCGACCGGCGCGAGACGGAGGCGCTGCCGCGGCTGCTTCGCGAAACCGCCAACATGTCGCGCTACGACGAGCTGGCCGACGCCGCCGCGTGGGAAACGCTGCTGCTGCTGCGCTCCGACGCGCAGGCGCAGGCGGTGGAGATCATCGATACGCTGGTGGATGAGGCGCAGCGCGCGGACCGGTCGCGGCTGTTTCGCGAAAGCGCGGGGGCCGCGCTCAAGCGAATCGGCAACGCCGACACGCTGCAGCGCCTGGCGGAGGGGCTGAGCCACGGCAGCGTGGAGCGCGACCGCATCCTGCGCTTCTTCAGCTTCGCCGGCGGCGACGCGGTGGCGCTGCTGGAGGCTACGCTCTTCCGCACGGCGGACGCGGAGCTGCGCGGCGCCGTGTTCCGCTCGCTGATTGCCTCCGAGGGCGCGCCCGCACGGCTGATCTCCGCCGCGGTGCAGGACGCCGGCGCCGTCCGTGTCCGCACGCTGCTGGAGCTGGTGCGCGGGCCCGGCGTGGACGCGGAGCTCGGGCGGAAGTGGGCCACCGAAGCCGCCGCCCACCGCGATCCCGCCGTGCGCGCTGACGCGGCGCGCACCGCGGCGTCGCTGGGCGGGCGCGGCTCCATGCGGCTGCTGCTGGATCTGCTGGGTGATACGGACCGGACGGTGAAGCGCGAAGCGGTGCAGGGGCTGGGCGCGGTGGGCGAGGTGGCCGCCGTCCCGTTCCTCACCCGCACGCTGAACGAAGGCGACGAGGAGCTGCAGATCGCGTCGGCCCAGGCACTCGGGCGGCTGGGATCGGCGGAGGCGCTGCCGGCGCTGCTGGCCATCGTCACCAAGCGGTCGCTGCTGTCGCTCAAGAAAGTCACCAAGCCCAAGCTGGCCGCGCTGCAGGCGATCGCCAGGATCAGCGCGCCCGCGGCCCGCGACGCGCTGCAGTCCGTAGCGGGCGGCCGCGACGAGCTGGCCGAAGAAGCCCGCCGGCTGCTCGCCACGCTGTAG
- a CDS encoding polyprenol monophosphomannose synthase, giving the protein MQRALVIIPTYNESENLPRLVPSVLSRDERLEILVVDDNSPDGTGRLADEIAAAESRVHVLHRAGKQGLGTAYLAGFKWGIEREYDFLFEMDADFSHDPTHLPHFLEAIQEYDLVLGSRYLHGRVTVVNWPMGRLLLSYFANLYARWVTGLPIADATGGFKCFRREVLESISLDRVESNGYAFQIEMSFRAWKKGFRLGEIPIMFVDRDVGESKMSKKIIREAVWRVWRLRALSLLGRLEGRRDPRLTP; this is encoded by the coding sequence TTGCAGCGCGCCCTCGTCATCATCCCGACCTACAACGAGAGCGAGAATCTGCCGCGTCTCGTTCCGTCGGTGCTCTCCCGCGATGAGCGGCTGGAAATCCTCGTCGTGGACGACAACTCGCCCGACGGAACCGGCCGCCTGGCCGACGAGATCGCCGCGGCCGAGTCGCGCGTCCACGTTCTGCACCGCGCCGGAAAGCAGGGGCTGGGCACCGCCTACCTGGCCGGCTTCAAGTGGGGCATCGAGCGCGAGTACGACTTTCTGTTCGAGATGGACGCCGACTTCAGCCACGATCCCACGCACCTGCCGCACTTTCTGGAGGCCATCCAGGAGTACGACCTGGTGCTGGGCTCGCGCTACCTGCACGGCCGCGTGACGGTGGTGAACTGGCCCATGGGGCGGCTTCTGCTCAGCTACTTCGCCAACCTGTACGCCCGCTGGGTCACCGGCCTGCCCATCGCCGACGCCACGGGCGGCTTCAAGTGCTTCCGTCGCGAGGTGCTGGAGTCCATTTCGCTGGACCGGGTGGAAAGCAACGGCTACGCGTTCCAGATCGAGATGAGCTTTCGCGCGTGGAAGAAGGGATTCCGCCTGGGCGAAATCCCCATCATGTTCGTGGACCGCGACGTGGGCGAAAGCAAGATGAGCAAGAAGATCATCCGCGAAGCCGTGTGGCGCGTGTGGCGGCTGCGCGCGCTTTCGCTCCTAGGCCGGCTGGAAGGCCGCCGGGACCCGCGGCTGACCCCCTGA
- a CDS encoding glycosyltransferase — translation MKVLYLVSAYARDPEDVITPWLVETIRRLRTRGVEAEVLAPSYRGLATQTVEGVRVHRFRYAPRPWETLTHDQTAPDRIRERPAFLSLVPGYVAAGSLAAARLARTGEFAAIHAFWPLPHGVIGLAAKRASGVPLVSTFFGVELTWMEKELPFLSPVLRRIVRGSDAVTAISSYTAERLRRQVPGADPAIIPFGATVEPSAFATAGVPRDADAPFELLFVGRLVERKGVHLLLDALASLPPDRRVVLRVVGDGPDRARLQARAEELGLGGRAVFHGFVSKDELQLRMAECDCFVLPAVVDSKGDTEGLGVVLLEAMSYGKPTIASAAGGIVDIVRDGRNGFLVPPGDATALAGAIGRMMDDPEGARRMGMNGRDDVRTGFSWDVIVGRLAEVYDSVRRR, via the coding sequence GTGAAGGTTCTGTACCTGGTTTCGGCGTACGCCCGGGACCCCGAGGACGTGATCACCCCGTGGCTGGTGGAAACGATCCGCCGCCTGCGCACCCGCGGCGTGGAGGCCGAGGTGCTGGCCCCGTCGTACCGCGGGCTGGCCACGCAGACGGTGGAGGGCGTGCGCGTGCACCGCTTTCGCTACGCCCCGCGCCCGTGGGAAACGCTGACCCACGACCAGACGGCGCCGGACCGCATCCGCGAGCGACCCGCCTTTCTGTCGCTCGTCCCCGGGTACGTGGCCGCGGGCTCGCTGGCGGCCGCGCGCCTGGCCCGCACGGGGGAGTTCGCCGCCATCCACGCCTTCTGGCCCCTGCCCCACGGCGTCATCGGCCTGGCGGCCAAGCGCGCGTCGGGGGTGCCGCTGGTAAGCACCTTCTTTGGCGTGGAGCTTACGTGGATGGAAAAGGAGCTGCCGTTCCTTTCCCCCGTCCTCCGCCGCATCGTGCGCGGGTCGGACGCGGTGACGGCCATCAGCAGCTACACGGCGGAGCGGCTGCGGCGGCAGGTGCCCGGCGCGGACCCGGCCATCATTCCCTTCGGCGCCACAGTGGAGCCCTCCGCGTTCGCCACGGCCGGCGTGCCGCGCGATGCGGACGCCCCGTTCGAGCTGCTGTTCGTGGGGCGGCTGGTGGAGCGCAAGGGCGTGCATCTGCTGCTGGACGCGCTCGCTTCTCTGCCCCCGGACCGGCGCGTGGTGCTGCGCGTGGTGGGCGACGGGCCGGATCGCGCGCGGCTGCAGGCCCGCGCGGAAGAGCTGGGGCTGGGCGGGCGCGCCGTCTTTCACGGCTTCGTGTCGAAAGATGAACTGCAGTTGCGGATGGCGGAATGCGACTGCTTCGTCCTTCCCGCCGTCGTCGATTCCAAGGGCGACACCGAGGGGCTGGGCGTGGTGCTGCTGGAGGCGATGAGCTACGGCAAGCCGACCATCGCCAGCGCGGCGGGCGGGATCGTGGACATCGTGCGCGACGGGCGCAACGGCTTTCTCGTCCCGCCGGGAGACGCCACCGCGCTCGCCGGCGCCATCGGCCGGATGATGGACGATCCGGAGGGTGCACGGCGGATGGGGATGAACGGCCGCGACGACGTGCGCACGGGGTTCTCGTGGGACGTCATCGTCGGCCGCCTGGCGGAGGTGTACGACTCCGTCCGCCGCCGCTGA
- a CDS encoding methyltransferase domain-containing protein has protein sequence MVQPADWNNFRVDQISWPTFAKRNLIHWDLIRETVRRAAGSALEVGVGSGAQSALISRWVPHTVTVDNDARIMKAALPNLERFGPRTRVVGADAFRLPFADQSFGVSLSQGLMEHFSDEQIHGLVREQLRVCRSVVFSVPSDRYPRQDVGNERLMTPAQWAAIIGGVADASRYTVRARYYRGDLEALKYSILARKALGSFSVLVTIDRKRG, from the coding sequence GTGGTACAACCCGCCGACTGGAACAACTTCCGGGTAGACCAGATCTCCTGGCCCACCTTTGCGAAGCGCAACCTGATCCACTGGGACCTGATCCGCGAAACGGTGCGCCGCGCGGCGGGTTCCGCGCTGGAGGTGGGCGTGGGGAGCGGCGCGCAGTCCGCGCTGATCTCGCGCTGGGTGCCGCACACGGTGACGGTGGACAACGACGCGCGCATCATGAAAGCCGCGCTCCCCAACCTGGAGCGCTTCGGCCCGCGCACGCGCGTGGTGGGCGCGGACGCGTTCCGCCTGCCGTTCGCCGACCAGTCGTTCGGCGTGTCCCTTTCGCAGGGGCTGATGGAGCACTTCAGCGACGAGCAGATTCACGGGCTGGTTCGCGAGCAGCTTCGCGTGTGCCGCTCCGTGGTGTTCAGCGTGCCCTCCGACCGCTACCCGCGCCAGGACGTGGGGAACGAGCGGCTGATGACGCCCGCGCAATGGGCCGCCATCATCGGCGGTGTGGCGGACGCGTCGCGCTACACCGTCCGCGCGCGGTACTATCGCGGCGACCTGGAAGCGCTCAAGTACTCCATCCTGGCCCGCAAGGCGCTGGGCTCGTTCAGCGTGCTGGTGACCATCGACCGCAAGCGCGGCTGA
- a CDS encoding Ig-like domain-containing protein: protein MKMRSCAPLAVHAVAFVVLAACASADTPTETGPRPAGLNADVVAVAPGGSRTLRLVDAAGTAVAAGGVRWKSADPSVAKVNGSGVVTAKKLGGAVISARVGDDTFSAVVWVVPPSIQSCETNTARLCATWTLNENGQYDAVWTQGSVAVISVRKFTPDSAAFLRVDPSGTSRGMRAHYQGAHEDGSLRGGLVTWTAAGSNTSFSGTWVAGW from the coding sequence ATGAAGATGCGTTCCTGCGCGCCGCTGGCCGTCCATGCCGTGGCGTTCGTGGTCCTTGCCGCCTGCGCCAGCGCCGACACGCCGACCGAAACCGGTCCCCGGCCCGCGGGGCTCAACGCCGACGTGGTGGCGGTCGCGCCCGGGGGCTCGCGCACCCTGCGCCTGGTGGACGCGGCCGGAACGGCGGTCGCCGCCGGTGGCGTCAGGTGGAAGTCCGCCGACCCGAGCGTGGCCAAGGTGAACGGTTCCGGCGTGGTGACCGCCAAGAAGCTGGGCGGCGCCGTCATCTCGGCGCGGGTGGGCGACGACACGTTCAGCGCGGTCGTGTGGGTGGTTCCGCCTTCCATCCAGTCGTGCGAAACCAACACGGCGCGGCTGTGCGCCACCTGGACGCTGAACGAGAACGGCCAGTACGACGCGGTGTGGACGCAGGGTTCGGTGGCCGTGATCTCCGTCCGCAAGTTCACCCCGGACAGCGCCGCGTTCCTGCGCGTGGACCCCAGCGGCACGTCGCGGGGAATGCGCGCCCACTACCAGGGCGCCCACGAGGACGGCAGCCTGCGGGGCGGGCTCGTCACCTGGACGGCCGCCGGGTCGAACACCAGTTTCAGCGGCACGTGGGTGGCAGGCTGGTAG
- a CDS encoding glycosyltransferase, translating to MLRVLHIIYDDPANPWVAGGGAVRVLELYRHLADRVDVTVATGNYPGARDETIGGVRYVRLGAPGPYAYSRLTYARAANALLRSAAYDAAVFDFSTYTPVFVPTDRPAGITVHHVSGPTARARWGPVLAPAIGRLERMMIRRAARLSATSLATRDLLRALAPGVPIDMVYAGVPDELFTLPRAPEEYLLYFGRLDVFQKGLDTLLEAVALLARERPGLELRIAGRGKDAERVAAMSRALGIDGNIRMLGAVSEQERQALFAGAAVQLMPSRFEGFGMVAAEAMAAGVPLVAAAAGSLPEVVDAPRGGLTVPAGDAAALAEATARLLDDRAERARLSRSARVSAERFRWAAVAADHLAFLHRIAEGRTAPPSPSARP from the coding sequence GTGCTGCGCGTTCTGCACATCATCTACGACGATCCCGCGAACCCCTGGGTGGCCGGCGGCGGCGCGGTGCGCGTGCTGGAGCTGTACCGGCACCTGGCGGACCGCGTGGACGTCACCGTGGCCACCGGCAACTACCCCGGCGCGCGGGATGAGACGATCGGCGGCGTGCGCTACGTCCGCCTGGGCGCCCCCGGCCCGTACGCGTACAGCCGCCTGACGTACGCGCGCGCCGCCAACGCCCTGCTGCGGAGCGCGGCGTACGACGCGGCGGTGTTCGACTTCAGCACCTACACCCCGGTGTTCGTGCCGACGGACCGTCCGGCGGGGATCACCGTGCACCACGTGAGCGGGCCCACGGCGCGCGCGCGCTGGGGCCCGGTGCTGGCGCCCGCCATCGGCCGGCTGGAGCGGATGATGATCCGCCGCGCGGCCCGGCTTTCCGCCACCTCGCTGGCCACGCGCGACCTGCTGCGCGCGCTGGCGCCCGGCGTACCCATCGACATGGTGTACGCCGGCGTCCCCGACGAGCTGTTCACCCTGCCGCGCGCGCCGGAGGAGTACCTGCTGTACTTCGGCCGGCTGGACGTATTCCAGAAGGGGCTCGATACGCTGCTGGAGGCCGTTGCCCTCCTCGCGCGCGAGCGCCCCGGGCTGGAGCTGCGCATCGCCGGGCGCGGCAAGGACGCCGAGCGCGTGGCGGCGATGTCGCGCGCGCTGGGGATCGACGGCAACATCCGCATGCTGGGCGCCGTCTCCGAGCAGGAGCGGCAGGCGCTGTTCGCCGGAGCCGCCGTGCAGCTGATGCCGTCGCGCTTTGAGGGCTTCGGCATGGTGGCGGCGGAGGCGATGGCGGCGGGCGTGCCCCTGGTGGCCGCCGCCGCGGGCTCCCTTCCCGAAGTGGTGGATGCGCCCCGCGGGGGATTGACCGTTCCCGCCGGGGACGCCGCCGCGCTCGCCGAAGCGACCGCGCGCCTGCTGGACGACCGCGCCGAGCGCGCCCGACTGTCCCGTTCCGCCCGCGTGTCGGCGGAACGCTTTCGCTGGGCCGCCGTGGCGGCGGACCACCTTGCGTTTCTGCACCGCATCGCCGAGGGGCGCACCGCGCCCCCTTCCCCCTCCGCACGGCCATGA
- a CDS encoding YfhO family protein, protein MTKTAPPPRRPSSLAATVADHEPAPGAAIAAGAYFALALIYFLPAMLPGRHIYGTDYLNAGYFFYEFVERSMSSGHLPGWVPQVYGGVPHFANPGSTYYPVLYLSELIAPVRMLLPLLFWVQFGLAGWGMYLLGREMKCRPWVAFVVGFAFQWTGILTSWVYAGHDGRIIVASLAPMLFFCLHRGIRTGRVAPFVAAALTVSCALLSFQIQNAWYLLLGAALWALFLLIHLGVHRDRPRLAKTVGMGIAAVAFGFVAASVDFLPFQEYVGQSPRGMSGGRGYEYSTSFSMPLRAVAGLAAPEQVGANVQNPAGEYILPVYRGENAFRLHTEYVGALVLLLFAAGIVYARRNRYWLFFAGLGLFALTLSLGGNTPLYYLYYNVLPGLKRFRAPDLAYYVLAFSLISMAAVTLERLAEERAERAARRIGTETKDNRLLIAIGAVVGIAVLAAMTFGAGSAAMAEGTSSLTPSQGWMRFAFFAALTGGALLAWWARSINTIVVMALLSLITVADLWVMGKKFMQTVDGPESMYAEDEIAAFFRTQKEREGPFRVFPIPGQSAWPQAADYPMSFGIDQIGGEHGNQLQRYNEFAGPGERTYVDFHNLFRDPRFLAAANARYLVASVEFNDPMLREAYRGQNALVYENLSALPRAYLAQQVVTSAPGKSIDAMKNPSWDPRTQVVVEGGAPALATTPLQGTARVTTYEPDRVVVQTTSSRPAMMVLADNWYADWHATVNGRPEPVRIANHTFRGVVVPQGSATVEFVFRPARLYTGFRITLACFALLALYGVYYLATTLRRRRTPVTVMDDAATGPA, encoded by the coding sequence ATGACCAAGACCGCTCCCCCGCCCCGCCGCCCGTCGTCGCTGGCGGCCACCGTCGCCGACCATGAACCGGCGCCGGGCGCCGCGATCGCGGCCGGGGCGTACTTCGCGCTGGCGCTCATCTACTTTCTTCCGGCCATGCTGCCGGGGCGCCACATCTACGGCACCGACTACCTGAACGCCGGCTACTTCTTCTACGAGTTCGTGGAGCGGAGCATGTCGTCGGGCCACCTGCCCGGCTGGGTGCCGCAGGTGTACGGCGGCGTGCCGCACTTCGCCAACCCGGGAAGCACCTATTACCCGGTGCTGTACCTGTCGGAGCTGATCGCCCCCGTGCGCATGCTGCTTCCCCTCCTCTTCTGGGTGCAGTTCGGCCTGGCGGGATGGGGAATGTACCTGCTGGGGCGGGAGATGAAGTGCCGCCCGTGGGTGGCGTTCGTGGTGGGGTTCGCCTTTCAGTGGACCGGCATCCTGACCTCGTGGGTGTACGCGGGGCACGACGGGCGCATCATCGTCGCGTCGCTGGCGCCCATGCTCTTCTTCTGCCTGCACCGCGGCATCCGCACGGGCCGCGTGGCGCCGTTCGTTGCGGCCGCGCTGACGGTGTCGTGCGCGCTGCTCTCGTTCCAGATCCAGAACGCGTGGTACCTGCTGCTGGGCGCCGCGCTGTGGGCGCTGTTCCTTCTCATCCACCTGGGCGTGCACCGCGACCGGCCGCGCCTGGCGAAGACGGTGGGGATGGGGATCGCCGCGGTGGCGTTCGGCTTCGTGGCGGCCTCGGTGGACTTTCTTCCCTTCCAGGAGTACGTGGGCCAGTCGCCGCGCGGCATGAGCGGCGGGCGCGGCTACGAGTACTCGACGTCGTTCTCCATGCCGCTGCGCGCGGTGGCGGGGCTGGCGGCGCCGGAGCAGGTGGGCGCCAACGTGCAGAACCCGGCGGGCGAGTACATCCTTCCCGTCTACCGCGGCGAGAACGCGTTCCGCCTGCACACGGAGTACGTGGGCGCGCTGGTGCTGCTGCTGTTCGCGGCGGGGATCGTGTATGCGCGGCGCAACCGGTACTGGCTCTTCTTCGCGGGGCTGGGGCTGTTCGCGCTGACGCTGTCGCTGGGCGGCAATACGCCGCTGTATTACCTGTACTACAACGTTCTCCCCGGGCTCAAGCGGTTCCGCGCGCCGGACCTGGCGTACTACGTCCTCGCATTTTCGCTCATCAGCATGGCGGCGGTGACGCTGGAGCGGCTGGCGGAGGAGCGTGCCGAGCGGGCCGCGCGGCGGATCGGGACGGAGACGAAGGACAATCGTCTGCTGATCGCCATCGGCGCGGTGGTGGGGATCGCGGTGCTGGCGGCGATGACGTTCGGCGCGGGATCGGCGGCCATGGCGGAAGGCACGAGCTCGCTGACCCCGTCGCAGGGGTGGATGCGCTTCGCGTTCTTCGCCGCGCTGACGGGCGGCGCGCTGCTGGCGTGGTGGGCGCGGTCCATCAACACCATCGTGGTGATGGCGCTGCTGTCGCTGATCACCGTGGCGGACCTGTGGGTGATGGGCAAGAAGTTCATGCAGACGGTGGACGGGCCGGAATCGATGTACGCGGAGGATGAGATCGCCGCGTTCTTCCGCACGCAGAAGGAGCGCGAAGGGCCGTTCCGCGTCTTTCCCATCCCCGGGCAGAGCGCGTGGCCGCAGGCGGCGGACTACCCCATGTCGTTCGGCATCGACCAGATCGGCGGCGAGCACGGCAACCAGCTGCAGCGCTACAACGAGTTCGCGGGGCCGGGCGAGCGGACGTACGTGGACTTCCACAACCTGTTCCGCGACCCGCGCTTTCTGGCGGCCGCCAACGCGCGCTACCTGGTGGCCTCGGTGGAGTTCAACGATCCCATGCTGCGCGAGGCGTACCGCGGGCAGAACGCGCTGGTGTACGAGAACCTGTCCGCCCTGCCCCGCGCGTACCTGGCGCAGCAGGTGGTGACCAGCGCACCGGGCAAGTCCATCGACGCCATGAAGAACCCGTCGTGGGACCCGCGCACGCAGGTGGTGGTGGAGGGCGGCGCCCCGGCGCTGGCCACCACGCCGCTGCAGGGGACGGCGCGCGTGACCACGTATGAGCCGGACCGCGTCGTCGTGCAGACCACCAGCAGCCGCCCGGCGATGATGGTGCTGGCGGACAACTGGTACGCGGACTGGCACGCCACGGTGAACGGGCGCCCGGAGCCGGTGCGCATCGCCAACCACACCTTCCGCGGCGTGGTGGTGCCCCAGGGCAGCGCGACGGTGGAGTTCGTGTTCCGCCCGGCCAGGCTGTACACGGGCTTCCGCATCACCCTGGCGTGCTTTGCCCTGCTGGCGCTGTACGGCGTGTACTATCTGGCGACGACGCTGCGCCGGCGCCGCACGCCGGTGACGGTGATGGACGACGCCGCGACCGGGCCCGCATGA
- a CDS encoding lysylphosphatidylglycerol synthase domain-containing protein, with amino-acid sequence MTRKQAVRRTVGALLIAATGWYLVHTITSHWAEMRRFDWRVSPGLLAASVGLHVLVLAFGVLVWSRVLRHFDHPPVPHGSLQRIWFLSNLARYVPGKVFQFVAVAQLSRAAGLSGAVLLTSMLVHTGITLMASIVVASWTLTGGVFRGIDPRWTGVAATVAALVSVHPGLLNRVLTAIPKLLGRDVIRWNGTWMQGVGLLLLAVANWAFYGVAYHLFVAALAPVPWSLLPQMAGVNALSFFAGYWSPLPGGGGLREASMTLFLRPYLPDGVGAVLSLAARLWTIAAELIGGGAALLLARATLRPVDGGATEEVPVPPAL; translated from the coding sequence ATGACGCGAAAGCAGGCGGTGCGCCGGACGGTCGGCGCGCTGCTGATCGCGGCGACGGGATGGTACCTGGTTCACACCATCACCTCGCACTGGGCGGAGATGCGCCGCTTTGACTGGCGCGTCTCGCCGGGGCTGCTGGCCGCCAGCGTGGGGCTGCACGTGCTGGTGCTGGCGTTCGGGGTGCTGGTGTGGAGCCGCGTGCTGCGCCACTTCGACCATCCGCCGGTTCCGCACGGGTCGCTGCAGCGCATCTGGTTTCTTTCCAACCTTGCCCGGTACGTACCGGGCAAGGTCTTTCAGTTCGTGGCGGTGGCGCAGCTGAGCCGTGCGGCGGGGCTTTCCGGCGCGGTGCTGCTGACCTCCATGCTGGTGCACACGGGGATCACGCTGATGGCGTCGATCGTCGTGGCATCGTGGACGCTCACGGGCGGCGTGTTCCGCGGGATCGATCCGCGGTGGACGGGGGTGGCGGCGACGGTGGCGGCGCTGGTTTCGGTGCACCCCGGCCTGCTGAACCGCGTGCTGACGGCCATCCCCAAGCTGCTGGGGCGCGACGTGATCCGGTGGAACGGCACGTGGATGCAGGGCGTGGGGCTGCTGCTGCTGGCGGTGGCGAACTGGGCGTTCTACGGGGTGGCGTACCACCTGTTCGTGGCGGCGCTGGCGCCGGTGCCCTGGTCGCTGCTGCCGCAGATGGCGGGGGTGAACGCGCTGTCGTTCTTTGCGGGATACTGGTCGCCGCTGCCGGGCGGCGGCGGGCTGCGCGAGGCGTCGATGACGCTGTTTCTGCGGCCGTACCTGCCGGATGGCGTGGGCGCGGTGCTTTCGCTCGCGGCGCGGCTGTGGACCATCGCCGCGGAACTGATCGGCGGAGGCGCGGCGCTGCTGCTGGCCCGCGCCACCCTGCGCCCGGTGGATGGCGGCGCGACGGAAGAGGTGCCCGTCCCCCCTGCCCTGTAA
- a CDS encoding GreA/GreB family elongation factor, which yields MLDDLKNKLGEEIERLTHELQVIIPEAIKKAVEHGDLRENSEYKSALERQQFISARLNHLTQRAGELSKIDLSQIPVDRVGFGSRVRVVDMRTKEEETYTLAFGDFIDKDNLDSGQISMASALGQQLMGKQKGDKVSIQLPRGERKLHIKEVVTLSQMVEKS from the coding sequence ATGCTGGACGACCTCAAGAACAAGCTCGGCGAAGAAATCGAGCGCCTGACGCACGAGCTGCAGGTGATCATCCCCGAGGCGATCAAGAAGGCCGTGGAGCACGGCGACCTTCGCGAAAACTCGGAGTACAAGAGCGCCCTCGAGCGCCAGCAGTTCATCTCGGCCCGCCTCAATCACCTCACGCAGCGCGCCGGCGAACTGTCCAAGATCGACCTGTCGCAGATTCCGGTCGACCGCGTGGGCTTCGGGTCGCGCGTGCGCGTGGTGGACATGCGCACCAAGGAAGAGGAAACCTACACGCTGGCCTTTGGCGATTTCATCGACAAGGACAACCTGGACAGCGGGCAGATTTCCATGGCCTCGGCGCTGGGACAGCAGCTGATGGGCAAGCAGAAGGGCGACAAGGTCAGCATCCAGCTGCCGCGCGGCGAGCGCAAGCTGCACATCAAGGAAGTGGTTACGCTTTCCCAGATGGTGGAAAAGAGCTGA
- a CDS encoding DUF6174 domain-containing protein, whose translation MIHRASLFLIACSLAACTPAMQPGTGAEPGTAAEPGVVPAATQSSLDQARARWRAANITSYRVHVERSCFCRGREPVDIEVRNGVVTSVKVTETGADAPREEWDWRPSIDAMFTQLGSALREGTPAQATFDATHGYPTTAIIGTLANDAGTQYSYSGLTVLR comes from the coding sequence ATGATCCATCGCGCATCGCTGTTCCTGATCGCTTGTTCGCTGGCGGCCTGCACGCCCGCCATGCAGCCCGGCACCGGCGCTGAACCCGGCACCGCCGCCGAGCCGGGCGTGGTTCCCGCGGCCACCCAGTCGTCGCTGGACCAGGCTCGCGCCCGCTGGCGCGCCGCCAACATCACCAGCTACCGCGTTCACGTGGAGCGCTCCTGCTTCTGCCGCGGCCGCGAGCCGGTGGACATCGAAGTGCGCAACGGCGTGGTCACGTCGGTAAAGGTGACGGAAACCGGCGCCGACGCCCCCCGCGAGGAGTGGGATTGGCGGCCATCCATCGACGCCATGTTCACGCAGCTCGGCAGTGCACTGCGCGAAGGCACGCCGGCGCAGGCCACGTTTGACGCCACGCACGGGTATCCCACGACGGCCATCATCGGCACGCTGGCCAACGACGCGGGCACGCAGTACAGCTACAGCGGCCTCACCGTCCTGCGCTGA